Proteins encoded in a region of the Podarcis muralis chromosome 2, rPodMur119.hap1.1, whole genome shotgun sequence genome:
- the LOC114592044 gene encoding uncharacterized protein LOC114592044, with the protein MPKRRTVRSLEWLCLENVAKNIQRIWAKVCAENHQDGHLVRSVAEPYICLPDSLVQKLFKLMEEGNRLNRPVLRFLLVPQLTVLSLNVCPRLVIKAVADIIAVRCKNLSSLDIRGCCRIPADSLVDLVKALPSLAQLNLSDTQCNAQVLAAVGSHCRQLLELDVVDCSRLSPECLLHLAYDPATGSLRSPALKVLRARYLMGRPLLQCMVQHLVFLLLALRSLKILDHPFVLEAVCAIYRRQFNNVPVAPEFPSLEELARRRMSAHSGHGLTLTLTELDDVALSCLPAVLAVCPHLADVTLILEGNPGGFGQDFAPWRHISCLTLDNDSQCDVADLLPMAAALGPQLHSLSLSGFLCEDASSFWTFLGHCLNLRKLVANLPPPAVCAPDDNDDDDDEEMIEDLEENFSPAPHQFPHLRYIFLMYPDSEGPLPSQHKAVFRACLVSLLRHSPQLESLLLACLPFSLDSVFEQVLEPPATALTHLQKLSLMETRVSGSTIHLLLSSENQLSFIDVPACSRIFRADYDEFLRRVRSEGLDMEISWE; encoded by the exons ctGACTCCCTTGTCCAGAAGCTGTTCAAGTTAATGGAGGAAGGCAATCGCTTGAACCGACCGGTCCTGCGCTTCCTCCTGGTGCCGCAGCTGACGGTGCTGAGCTTGAACGTGTGCCCGAGGCTGGTCATCAAGGCCGTTGCCGACATCATCGCAGTGCGTTGCAAG AACCTGTCCTCCCTGGATATCAGAGGCTGCTGCCGGATCCCCGCAGACTCCCTCGTCGACCTGGTGAAAGCTTTGCCGAGCCTCGCCCAACTCAACCTGTCGGACACCCAGTGCAATGCCCAGGTGCTTGCTGCCGTGGGCTCCCACTGCCGGCAGCTACTTGAACTGGATGTTGTCGATTGCAGCAGGCTTTCTCCAGAGTGCCTCCTCCACTTGGCCTACGACCCTGCCACGGGCTCGCTCCGCTCGCCGGCCTTGAAGGTGCTCAGAGCCAGATACCTGATGGGTAGACCTCTCCTCCAATGCATGGTTCAGCACTTGGTCTTTCTGCTCCTGGCCTTGCGGAGCCTGAAGATCTTGGACCACCCTTTCGTTCTGGAGGCTGTGTGCGCGATCTACAGGCGGCAGTTCAACAACGTCCCAGTCGCCCCCGAGTTCCCCTCGCTGGAGGAGCTGGCGAGACGCAGGATGTCCGCCCATAGCGGCCACGGGCTCACGCTGACCCTCACAGAATTGGACGATGTGGCACTGAGCTGCCTGCCCGCCGTTTTAGCCGTGTGCCCGCACTTGGCCGACGTGACTCTGATTCTCGAAGGCAACCCTGGGGGCTTTGGCCAGGACTTTGCACCGTGGCGCCACATCTCCTGCCTGACCCTTGACAACGACAGCCAGTGCGATGTTGCTGATCTTCTGCCGATGGCAGCCGCCCTCGGACCACAGCTCCACTCTCTTTCATTGAGTGGCTTTCTCTGCGAAGATGCCTCTTCCTTCTGGACCTTCCTGGGCCACTGCCTGAACCTCCGGAAATTGGTGGCTAACCTCCCTCCTCCAGCAGTGTGTGCCCCTGATGACAATGACGACGATGACGACGAGGAAATGATTGAAGACTTGGAGGAAAATTTCAGCCCCGCGCCTCatcaattcccccacctccggTACATTTTCCTGATGTACCCTGACTCAGAAGGCCCCCTTCCTTCCCAGCACAAAGCCGTGTTCAGAGCATGCCTTGTGTCCCTGCTGAGACATTCGCCGCAACTCGAAAGCTTGCTGCTGGCTTGCCTGCCTTTCTCCCTGGACAGCGTGTTTGAGCAGGTGCTGGAGCCGCCGGCCACAGCCCTGACTCACCTCCAGAAGCTCTCCTTGATGGAAACCAGGGTGTCCGGAAGCACCATCCACCTGCTGTTGTCCTCGGAAAACCAGCTGAGCTTCATCGATGTGCCGGCTTGCTCACGCATCTTCAGGGCAGACTATGACGAATTCCTCAGGAGAGTCAGGAGTGAGGGTTTGGACATGGAGATTTCCTGGGAGtga
- the LOC114590969 gene encoding butyrophilin subfamily 1 member A1-like codes for MSLAQLNVTLYPDTAHPNLILSEDLKYVQWGDRRQDLPDNPERFDKEMFVLGRERFTSGRHWWDVEVGGEWAEWAVGVARESVRRKGDVTLNPSEGFWALQKTMVDTFGSFSDWQLSASTSPKLTVVYARSELRKIRVSLHYEEGLVEFFDGDTNNSIFAFPSASFSGERICPFFHLKWGGKLKC; via the exons ATGTCTCTCGCCCAAT TGAATGTGACTTTGTACCCAGACACGGCGCACCCCAACCTCATCCTGTCCGAGGATCTGAAGTACGTCCAATGGGGAGACAGGCGCCAGGACCTGCCCGACAACCCCGAGAGATTCGACAAGGAGATGTTTGTCCTGGGCCGCGAGAGATTCACTTCTGGGCGGCATTGGTGGGACGTGGAGGTCGGAGGGGAATGGGCCGAGTGGGCGGTTGGTGTGGCGCGAGAGTCTGTCAGGAGGAAGGGGGACGTCACCCTTAACCCTAGCGAGGGGTTCTGGGCTCTGCAGAAGACCATGGTGGACACTTTTGGGTCCTTCTCCGATTGGCAGCTCTCAGCTTCGACTTCCCCTAAGCTGACCGTCGTGTACGCCAGAAGCGAGCTCAGGAAGATCCGAGTATCCCTACACTACGAAGAGGGCCTCGTGGAGTTTTTCGACGGCGACACCAACAACTCAATCTTCGCTTTCCCCTCAGCTTCCTTCTCTGGGGAGAGGATCTGCCCGTTTTTCCACCTGAAGTGGGGAGGCAAGCTGAAATGTTGA